The Rhodopseudomonas palustris genome window below encodes:
- a CDS encoding ABC transporter substrate-binding protein produces the protein MRVIFSCRRAVAIALAGAAFASPAFAQDKTAKIGVLNDMSSLYADIGGPNSVVAAKLAIADSGLEKKGWKIELVAGDHQNKPDIGVNVARQWIDVDKVDLITDTPNSGVALAISNLVKEKNAILMNSGGASADLTGKACNANTISMTYDTYMLAHGTGQALTKAGGNTWFFLTADYAFGAALERDTTAVVKANGGQVLGGVKHPLNTADFSSFLLQAQASKAKVIGLANAGGDTTNSIKQASEFGITAGGQKLAALLLFINDVHSLGLKVAQGLTFTESYYWDLNDNTRAFAKRFSEQSKNNAKPSMTQAGVYAAVLHYLKTLEAMGGNPHDGAKVVAKMKEIPADDTPFGKSIIRADGRRMVPAFLFEVKTPAESKAPWDYYKKVADISAEDAARPLAQSECPLVKK, from the coding sequence ATGAGAGTTATCTTCTCGTGCCGTCGCGCCGTGGCCATTGCGCTCGCTGGCGCCGCCTTCGCATCGCCCGCGTTTGCCCAGGACAAGACCGCCAAGATCGGCGTTCTCAACGACATGTCGAGCCTCTACGCCGACATCGGCGGACCGAACTCGGTCGTCGCCGCAAAGCTGGCCATCGCTGATTCCGGTCTCGAAAAGAAAGGCTGGAAGATCGAACTGGTCGCCGGCGACCATCAGAACAAACCGGATATCGGCGTCAACGTCGCCCGCCAATGGATCGACGTCGACAAGGTCGACCTGATCACCGATACGCCGAACTCCGGCGTGGCGTTGGCAATCAGCAATCTCGTCAAGGAAAAGAACGCCATCCTGATGAACTCCGGCGGCGCCAGCGCCGACCTGACCGGCAAGGCGTGCAATGCCAACACCATCTCGATGACCTACGACACCTACATGCTGGCGCACGGCACCGGTCAGGCGCTGACCAAGGCCGGCGGCAACACCTGGTTCTTCCTGACCGCGGACTACGCGTTCGGAGCCGCGCTCGAGCGGGATACCACCGCTGTGGTGAAGGCCAATGGCGGACAGGTGCTCGGCGGCGTCAAGCATCCGCTCAACACCGCCGACTTCTCGTCATTCCTGCTGCAGGCGCAGGCGTCGAAGGCCAAGGTCATCGGCCTCGCCAATGCAGGCGGCGACACCACCAACTCGATCAAGCAGGCTTCGGAATTCGGCATCACCGCCGGCGGCCAGAAGCTCGCCGCGCTGCTGCTGTTCATCAACGACGTGCATTCGCTCGGCCTCAAGGTCGCGCAGGGCCTGACCTTCACCGAATCCTATTATTGGGATCTCAACGACAACACCCGCGCCTTCGCCAAGCGCTTCTCGGAGCAGTCCAAGAACAACGCCAAGCCGTCGATGACGCAGGCCGGCGTCTATGCCGCCGTGCTGCACTACCTCAAGACGCTGGAGGCGATGGGCGGCAATCCGCACGATGGCGCCAAGGTCGTGGCCAAGATGAAGGAGATCCCGGCCGACGACACGCCGTTCGGCAAGTCGATCATCCGCGCCGACGGCCGGCGCATGGTGCCGGCGTTCCTGTTCGAAGTGAAGACCCCGGCCGAATCGAAGGCGCCGTGGGACTACTACAAGAAGGTCGCCGACATCTCCGCCGAAGACGCCGCGCGGCCACTGGCCCAGAGCGAGTGCCCGCTGGTCAAGAAGTAA
- a CDS encoding CvpA family protein has protein sequence MPITILDFVVLAVMLVSGLLAMVRGFMREVLSIAAWGAAALVTLYAFQKLLPTAKTYFSNDTVAAVVVIAGVFLGTLIVVSIITVRISDMILDSRIGALDRTLGFLFGLARGLLIVVVAYLFFNWLVPEKQRPDWVTNAKSRTVLQGSGDWLMTLLPDDPENTILKRFKKKSDDEQTDESATPGSGDGYSKPARDSLKKLIEGKPDAR, from the coding sequence ATGCCGATCACGATCCTCGATTTCGTTGTCCTCGCGGTGATGTTGGTGTCGGGCCTGCTGGCGATGGTCCGCGGCTTCATGCGCGAAGTGCTGTCGATCGCGGCCTGGGGCGCGGCCGCCCTGGTGACGCTGTATGCCTTCCAGAAGCTGCTGCCGACCGCCAAGACCTATTTCTCGAACGATACGGTCGCCGCCGTCGTCGTGATCGCCGGCGTGTTCCTCGGCACCCTGATCGTGGTGTCGATCATCACCGTGCGCATCTCGGACATGATCCTGGATTCGCGGATCGGCGCGCTGGATCGGACGCTGGGGTTCCTGTTCGGCCTCGCCCGCGGCCTGCTGATCGTGGTGGTGGCCTATCTGTTTTTCAACTGGCTGGTTCCCGAAAAGCAGCGTCCCGATTGGGTGACCAACGCAAAATCCCGCACCGTGCTGCAAGGAAGCGGTGATTGGCTGATGACGCTCTTGCCGGACGACCCTGAAAATACCATCTTGAAAAGGTTCAAGAAGAAGTCGGACGACGAGCAGACCGATGAGTCGGCTACGCCCGGCAGTGGCGACGGCTACAGCAAACCCGCCCGCGACAGTTTGAAAAAGCTGATAGAGGGCAAACCCGACGCACGCTGA
- a CDS encoding type II toxin-antitoxin system HicB family antitoxin, with translation MTTMSYKGYQAVVEYDEDAEIFHGEVTDLRDVITFQGKSVAELKKALAGSIEDYLAFCKERGEEPERPFSGQFVVRTDPALHKDVSTAARRAGVSLNKFVASALEKAIRR, from the coding sequence ATGACGACGATGAGCTACAAGGGCTATCAGGCGGTTGTCGAATACGACGAGGACGCCGAAATCTTCCACGGCGAGGTCACCGACCTTCGCGACGTGATCACCTTCCAGGGTAAATCCGTCGCTGAACTCAAGAAAGCTCTTGCCGGCTCGATCGAGGATTACCTGGCCTTTTGCAAGGAGCGCGGCGAAGAGCCGGAAAGGCCGTTCTCCGGTCAGTTCGTCGTGCGTACCGATCCGGCCCTGCACAAGGACGTCTCTACCGCCGCAAGGCGCGCCGGCGTCAGTCTCAACAAGTTCGTGGCTTCCGCTCTGGAAAAGGCAATTCGCCGCTAG
- the alr gene encoding alanine racemase: MNILPDPNATVASLLTPEAAQAAALAAATATAPGILTINLDAIVANWRKLEKTAVPAEAAAVVKGDAYGCGIAPVTKALAAAGCKTFFVATLAEAGAARAIAPDAAIYVLDGFFQSTGDEFARLNCRPVIGDLYELAEWDVYCRRTHWNGGAAIHIDTGMNRLGLTISEAQGIVPRIATGDHGVTLVISHLAAAEALNHPMNARQVTAFREIAGLFAGVPASLSASSGIFLGPQFAFDMVRPGAALYGINPTPEADNPMLPVVDLKARILQVRSVERGDSVGYGGTWTARRPTKIAVLSAGYADGYFRAAGSNDGTRGADVIIAGQRCPVAGRVSMDLLAVDVTDLPANAARRGQMATLIGDGITVDELGHHFGTIGYEVLTSLGPRYARVYKGGDAKPDEKPTEGDGVRTATAG, from the coding sequence ATGAACATCCTCCCCGATCCGAATGCGACCGTCGCCAGCCTTTTGACACCTGAAGCCGCCCAAGCGGCGGCGCTGGCCGCGGCGACCGCCACTGCGCCCGGCATCCTCACCATCAATCTCGACGCGATCGTCGCCAACTGGCGCAAGCTGGAGAAGACCGCGGTCCCGGCCGAAGCCGCCGCCGTGGTCAAGGGCGACGCCTATGGCTGCGGCATCGCGCCGGTCACGAAGGCCCTCGCCGCGGCGGGTTGCAAGACCTTCTTCGTCGCAACGCTCGCCGAAGCCGGCGCCGCCCGCGCGATTGCGCCGGACGCGGCGATCTATGTTCTCGACGGCTTCTTCCAGAGCACCGGCGATGAATTCGCCAGGCTGAATTGCCGACCGGTGATCGGCGACCTCTACGAACTCGCCGAGTGGGACGTCTATTGCCGCCGCACGCACTGGAATGGCGGCGCGGCGATCCACATCGATACCGGCATGAACCGGCTCGGCCTGACGATCTCCGAAGCGCAGGGCATCGTGCCACGGATCGCCACCGGCGATCACGGCGTCACGCTGGTGATCAGTCACCTCGCCGCCGCCGAAGCACTCAACCATCCGATGAACGCCCGGCAGGTCACGGCGTTTCGCGAGATCGCCGGCCTGTTTGCCGGCGTGCCGGCGTCGCTGTCGGCCTCCTCCGGCATCTTTCTGGGCCCGCAATTCGCCTTCGACATGGTGCGTCCGGGCGCCGCGCTCTACGGCATCAACCCGACGCCGGAGGCCGACAATCCGATGCTGCCGGTGGTCGATCTCAAAGCCCGCATCCTTCAGGTCCGCAGCGTCGAGCGCGGCGACAGCGTCGGCTATGGCGGCACCTGGACCGCGCGGCGGCCGACCAAGATCGCGGTGCTGTCGGCTGGTTATGCCGACGGATACTTTCGCGCTGCCGGCTCGAACGACGGCACCCGCGGCGCCGACGTGATCATCGCCGGCCAGCGCTGCCCGGTCGCCGGGCGGGTGTCGATGGACCTGCTCGCGGTCGACGTCACCGACCTGCCCGCCAACGCCGCGCGCCGCGGCCAGATGGCGACGCTGATCGGCGACGGCATCACCGTCGACGAACTCGGGCATCATTTCGGCACCATCGGCTACGAGGTCCTGACCAGCCTCGGCCCGCGCTACGCGAGGGTCTACAAAGGCGGCGACGCGAAGCCGGACGAGAAACCGACTGAGGGCGACGGCGTGCGAACCGCCACGGCCGGCTGA
- the radA gene encoding DNA repair protein RadA, with protein sequence MAKASPSFVCQNCGAAYNRWQGKCESCGEWNTLVEEAGDSAVPVSIRAKRRGRPFKLESLAGKSVDAPRLPSGMAELDRVTGGGFVRGSVLLVGGDPGIGKSTLLTQATSLMARSGHRAVYISGEEAVAQVRLRAERLGLAAAPVELAAETSVEDIIATLSEGATPRLIVIDSIQTMWTDTVESAPGTVTQVRASAQALIRFAKKSGAAIILVGHVTKDGQIAGPRVVEHMVDAVLSFEGEGSQQFRILRAVKNRFGPTDEIGVFEMTGLGLREVANPSELFLSERDLGSPGTAVFAGIEGTRPVLVELQALVAPTTLGTPRRAVVGWDSARLSMVLAVLEAHCGVKLSGYDVYFNVAGGLRINEPAADLAAAAALVSSLANSPLPTDAVYFGEISLSGAVRPVAQTAARLKEAAKLGFARAILPETARGDAPSDAGMALQTVGGLTSLVADIAARGTPRPAGRDSSSSEKNATPARFRRQEG encoded by the coding sequence ATGGCCAAAGCATCGCCCTCCTTCGTCTGCCAGAACTGCGGCGCGGCCTATAATCGCTGGCAGGGCAAATGCGAGTCCTGCGGCGAGTGGAATACGCTGGTCGAGGAAGCCGGCGACAGCGCCGTGCCGGTCAGCATTCGCGCCAAGCGACGCGGGCGGCCGTTCAAGCTGGAATCGCTCGCCGGCAAGAGCGTCGACGCACCCCGCCTGCCCTCCGGCATGGCCGAACTCGACCGCGTCACCGGCGGCGGCTTCGTCCGCGGCTCGGTGCTGCTGGTCGGCGGCGATCCGGGCATCGGCAAATCGACGCTGCTGACGCAGGCCACCAGCCTGATGGCGCGTAGCGGCCATCGCGCGGTGTACATCTCCGGCGAAGAAGCGGTGGCGCAGGTGCGGCTGCGCGCCGAGCGGCTCGGCCTCGCGGCGGCGCCGGTCGAACTCGCCGCCGAGACCTCGGTCGAGGACATCATCGCGACGCTGTCCGAAGGCGCCACGCCGCGGCTGATCGTGATCGATTCGATCCAGACGATGTGGACCGACACCGTAGAGTCGGCGCCCGGCACGGTGACGCAGGTGCGCGCCTCGGCGCAGGCGCTGATCCGGTTTGCGAAAAAGTCCGGCGCCGCGATCATCCTGGTCGGCCACGTCACCAAGGACGGCCAGATCGCCGGTCCCCGCGTCGTCGAGCACATGGTCGACGCGGTGTTGTCGTTCGAGGGCGAAGGCTCGCAGCAGTTCCGCATCCTGCGCGCGGTGAAGAACCGGTTCGGCCCGACCGACGAGATCGGCGTGTTCGAGATGACCGGACTCGGCCTGCGCGAAGTCGCCAACCCGTCCGAACTGTTCCTGTCCGAGCGCGATCTCGGCTCGCCAGGCACCGCGGTGTTCGCGGGCATCGAGGGCACCCGCCCGGTGCTGGTGGAGTTGCAGGCGCTGGTGGCGCCGACCACGCTGGGCACCCCGCGGCGCGCGGTGGTGGGCTGGGATTCGGCCCGGCTGTCGATGGTGCTGGCGGTTCTGGAGGCGCATTGCGGCGTCAAGCTGTCGGGCTACGACGTCTATTTCAACGTCGCCGGCGGCCTGCGGATCAATGAGCCGGCCGCCGACCTCGCCGCCGCCGCGGCGCTGGTGTCGTCGTTGGCGAATTCGCCGCTGCCGACCGATGCGGTGTATTTCGGCGAAATCTCGCTGTCGGGCGCCGTGCGGCCGGTGGCGCAGACCGCCGCGAGGCTGAAGGAAGCCGCCAAGCTCGGCTTCGCCCGCGCCATCCTGCCCGAGACCGCCCGTGGCGATGCGCCGTCCGACGCCGGGATGGCGCTGCAGACGGTCGGCGGCCTCACCAGCCTGGTCGCCGACATCGCGGCACGCGGAACGCCGCGCCCCGCGGGCCGCGACAGTAGTTCGTCGGAGAAAAATGCCACACCGGCGCGATTCCGGCGGCAGGAGGGCTGA
- the purF gene encoding amidophosphoribosyltransferase: protein MDAINSSSDDAATPALDARDTQVLDNHILDNDVFDTDGDTLREECGVFGIFGHPDAAAITALGLHALQHRGQEAAGIVSFDNGRFHSERRLGLVGDTFSRADVIARLPGNLAVGHVRYSTTGETILRNVQPLFAELNAGGFAVGHNGNLTNGLTLRRELVQSGAIMQSTTDTEVILHLVAQSKRGRFIDRFIEALRAIEGAYSLVSLTNKKLIGARDPLGIRPLVLGELDGCPILASETCALDIIGAKHVRDVEPGEIIVFDEKGAQSHKPFPPQPPRPCIFEYIYFSRPDSIVGGRSVYDVRKGFGAELARESHVEADVVVPVPDSGVPAAIGYSRESGVPFELGIIRNHYVGRTFIQPTQSVRELGVRMKHSANRAAIEGKRIVLIDDSLVRGTTSKKIVKMMRDAGATEVHFRIASPPITHPDYYGIDTPDRAGLLAATHSLDEMRELIGADSLAFLSVDGVYRAMGEPGRDPAQPKFTDHCFTGEYPTPLTDLNQTEASPRQLSLLAEAS, encoded by the coding sequence ATGGACGCGATCAACAGCTCTTCCGACGACGCCGCAACGCCCGCTCTGGACGCCCGCGACACGCAAGTTCTCGATAACCATATTCTGGATAACGACGTGTTCGACACCGACGGCGATACGCTGCGCGAGGAGTGCGGCGTGTTCGGCATCTTCGGCCATCCGGATGCCGCCGCCATCACCGCGCTCGGGCTGCACGCCTTGCAGCACCGCGGCCAGGAAGCCGCCGGCATCGTCTCGTTCGACAACGGCCGCTTCCACTCCGAGCGTCGACTCGGCCTGGTCGGCGACACCTTCTCCCGCGCCGACGTGATCGCGCGGCTGCCGGGCAATCTCGCGGTCGGCCACGTCCGCTATTCGACCACCGGCGAGACCATCCTGCGCAACGTCCAGCCGCTGTTCGCCGAACTCAACGCCGGCGGCTTCGCGGTCGGCCACAACGGCAATCTCACCAACGGCCTGACCCTGCGCCGCGAACTGGTGCAGAGCGGCGCGATCATGCAGTCGACCACCGACACCGAGGTGATCCTGCATCTGGTCGCGCAATCCAAGCGCGGCCGCTTCATCGACCGCTTCATCGAGGCGCTGCGCGCGATCGAGGGCGCCTACTCACTGGTGTCGCTGACCAACAAGAAGCTGATCGGCGCGCGCGATCCGCTCGGCATCCGCCCGCTGGTGCTGGGCGAACTCGACGGCTGCCCGATCCTGGCGTCTGAGACCTGCGCGCTCGACATCATCGGCGCGAAACACGTCCGCGACGTCGAGCCCGGCGAAATCATCGTGTTCGACGAAAAGGGTGCGCAGAGCCACAAGCCGTTCCCGCCGCAGCCGCCGCGGCCCTGCATCTTCGAATACATCTATTTCTCGCGGCCGGATTCGATCGTCGGCGGCCGTTCGGTCTACGACGTCCGCAAGGGCTTCGGCGCCGAGCTGGCGCGCGAAAGCCATGTCGAGGCCGACGTCGTGGTACCGGTACCGGATTCAGGCGTGCCGGCGGCGATCGGCTACAGCCGCGAAAGCGGCGTGCCGTTCGAACTCGGCATCATCCGCAATCACTATGTCGGCCGTACCTTCATTCAGCCGACGCAGAGCGTTCGCGAACTCGGCGTGCGCATGAAGCACTCCGCCAATCGCGCGGCGATCGAGGGCAAGCGGATCGTGCTGATCGACGACAGCCTGGTGCGCGGCACGACCTCGAAGAAGATCGTCAAGATGATGCGCGACGCCGGCGCCACCGAGGTCCATTTCCGCATCGCCTCGCCGCCGATCACTCACCCGGACTACTACGGCATCGACACGCCGGACCGCGCCGGTCTGCTGGCGGCGACACATTCGCTCGATGAGATGCGCGAGCTGATCGGCGCCGACTCGCTGGCGTTTCTGTCGGTCGACGGCGTCTACCGGGCGATGGGCGAACCGGGCCGCGACCCGGCCCAGCCCAAATTCACCGACCATTGCTTCACCGGTGAGTATCCGACCCCGCTGACGGACCTGAATCAGACCGAAGCATCGCCGCGCCAGTTGTCGCTGCTCGCCGAAGCGAGCTGA
- a CDS encoding type II toxin-antitoxin system HicA family toxin — translation MKLSRKHQVILDAIFATPVCAGIVWNDVEALFRACGAEISEGSGSRVRVVLNGVRAVFHRPHPQKETDKGAVKSVRRFLIESGIEP, via the coding sequence ATGAAGCTGAGCAGGAAGCATCAGGTGATCTTGGATGCGATCTTTGCGACGCCGGTTTGCGCCGGCATTGTCTGGAACGACGTTGAAGCTCTGTTTCGGGCTTGTGGCGCAGAGATCAGCGAAGGGAGCGGGTCGCGAGTCCGGGTTGTTCTCAACGGCGTCCGGGCTGTTTTTCATCGACCGCATCCGCAGAAGGAGACCGACAAGGGCGCCGTGAAGTCCGTCCGCCGCTTTCTGATCGAATCGGGAATAGAGCCATGA
- a CDS encoding SDR family NAD(P)-dependent oxidoreductase, with the protein MTHPLASRIALVTGASRGIGYATARALARAGAHVIAVAKTQGGLEELDDAIRADGGHAATLVPLDLTDFDAIGRLGASIHERHGKLDVLVGNAGIAGPSSPLGHIEMKSWTGVIGINLTTNFQMIRCMEPLLRMSDAGRAVFMTSRAGGKAPAYRGPYAASKAALETLVQVWAKEVVNTTPIRINLFDPGPTRTKLRGTIMPGEDPETLPTPDQIAELLVPLCLPSWTETGKLFDAASRTLKDPSAD; encoded by the coding sequence ATGACCCATCCCCTTGCCTCCCGCATCGCACTCGTCACCGGCGCTTCGCGCGGCATCGGCTACGCGACCGCGCGTGCCCTCGCCCGGGCCGGTGCTCATGTGATCGCCGTCGCCAAGACGCAGGGCGGACTTGAAGAACTCGACGACGCGATCCGCGCCGACGGCGGACACGCCGCGACATTGGTGCCGCTGGATCTCACCGATTTCGATGCGATCGGCCGTCTCGGCGCCTCGATCCACGAGCGCCATGGCAAGCTCGACGTGCTGGTCGGCAATGCCGGCATCGCCGGCCCGTCGTCGCCGCTCGGACACATCGAGATGAAGTCCTGGACCGGCGTGATCGGCATCAACCTCACCACCAATTTCCAGATGATCCGCTGCATGGAGCCGCTGCTGCGGATGTCGGATGCCGGACGCGCGGTGTTCATGACGTCGCGGGCGGGCGGCAAGGCCCCGGCCTATCGCGGCCCCTACGCGGCCTCAAAGGCGGCACTTGAGACTTTAGTTCAAGTCTGGGCCAAGGAAGTGGTGAACACCACCCCGATCCGCATCAATCTGTTCGATCCGGGCCCCACCCGCACCAAGCTGCGCGGCACCATCATGCCCGGCGAAGACCCGGAAACGCTGCCGACACCGGATCAGATCGCAGAGCTACTGGTACCGCTGTGCCTGCCGTCCTGGACCGAGACCGGCAAGTTGTTCGACGCGGCGTCCCGAACCTTGAAAGACCCCTCCGCCGATTGA
- the der gene encoding ribosome biogenesis GTPase Der: MSFTLAIIGRPNVGKSTLFNRLVGQKLALVDDTPGVTRDRREGEGRLGDLEFTIIDTAGLDEGAKGSLTARMQQQTETAIELADALMFVFDARAGLTPNDRAFADFARRANKPVVLVANKSEGKAGELGAMESYALGLGDPVQISAEHGEGLSELYDALRALMPEPDVEAEDDEEIEGLTEEDFSKRPIRVAIVGRPNAGKSTFINRLLGEDRLLTSPEAGTTRDSIAVEVNWKGRDFRIFDTAGLRRRSRIEEKLEKLSVADALRAVRFAEVVVLMMDSQNRFEEQDLRIADLIEREGRALVIAVNKWDLVEQQGGQIGQLRTDADHWLPQIRGVPIVATSGMLGEGVDRLIDAIQDAYAVWNTRVSTAALNRWFEQAVAQNPPPAVAGRRLKLNYVTQTKARPPSFVVFCSRADAVPESYLRYLVNSLRGVFKLPGTPVRITLREKANPFAHKRKRKS, encoded by the coding sequence ATGTCATTCACACTCGCCATTATCGGCCGACCCAATGTCGGCAAATCGACGCTGTTCAATCGCCTGGTCGGGCAAAAGCTCGCACTGGTCGATGACACCCCGGGCGTCACGCGCGACCGTCGCGAAGGCGAGGGGCGCCTCGGCGATCTGGAATTCACCATCATCGACACCGCGGGGCTCGACGAGGGCGCCAAGGGATCGCTGACGGCGCGGATGCAGCAGCAGACCGAAACCGCGATCGAACTCGCCGACGCGCTGATGTTCGTGTTCGACGCCCGCGCCGGCCTCACCCCGAACGATCGCGCCTTCGCCGATTTTGCCCGCCGCGCCAACAAACCGGTGGTCCTCGTCGCCAACAAGAGCGAAGGCAAGGCCGGCGAACTCGGCGCGATGGAATCCTACGCGCTCGGCCTCGGCGATCCGGTGCAGATCTCCGCGGAGCACGGCGAGGGCCTGAGCGAATTGTACGACGCGCTGCGCGCGCTCATGCCGGAGCCGGATGTCGAGGCAGAGGACGACGAGGAGATCGAAGGCCTCACCGAGGAGGACTTCTCCAAGCGTCCGATCCGGGTCGCGATCGTCGGCCGCCCCAACGCCGGCAAATCGACCTTCATCAACCGCCTGCTCGGCGAGGATCGGCTGCTGACCAGCCCCGAGGCCGGCACCACGCGCGACTCGATCGCCGTCGAGGTGAACTGGAAAGGCCGCGACTTCAGGATATTCGACACCGCGGGGCTGCGGCGCCGGTCGCGGATCGAGGAGAAGCTCGAAAAGCTCTCGGTTGCCGATGCACTGCGCGCGGTGCGCTTTGCCGAAGTCGTGGTGCTGATGATGGACTCGCAGAACCGCTTCGAGGAGCAGGATCTGCGCATCGCCGACCTGATCGAGCGCGAGGGCCGCGCGCTGGTGATCGCGGTCAACAAATGGGATCTGGTCGAGCAGCAGGGCGGACAGATCGGGCAGCTCCGCACCGACGCCGATCACTGGCTGCCGCAGATCCGGGGCGTCCCGATCGTCGCCACTTCGGGGATGCTCGGTGAAGGCGTCGACCGGCTGATCGACGCGATCCAGGACGCCTATGCGGTGTGGAATACGCGGGTGTCGACCGCGGCGCTGAACCGCTGGTTCGAGCAGGCGGTGGCGCAAAATCCGCCGCCGGCGGTCGCGGGTCGGCGGCTGAAGCTGAACTACGTGACGCAGACGAAAGCGCGGCCGCCGAGCTTCGTGGTGTTCTGCTCGCGCGCCGACGCGGTGCCGGAATCCTATCTGCGCTATCTCGTCAACAGCCTGCGCGGCGTGTTCAAGCTGCCCGGCACGCCGGTCCGCATCACGCTGCGCGAAAAGGCCAATCCTTTCGCACACAAGCGCAAACGCAAATCATGA
- a CDS encoding TCR/Tet family MFS transporter, whose amino-acid sequence MTAADPASGTSAPAPGARPAAVGFIFVTILLDMLSVGMILPILPKLIESFADNNTADAAKIYGLFGTAWALMQFVASPVLGALSDRFGRRRVILLSNLGLGLDYILMALAPTLAWLFIGRVISGITSASISTSFAYIADVTPAEKRAAVFGKVGAAFGLGFIFGPAIGGLLGGVDPRLPFWVAAGLSLCNALYGLFVLPESLPPERRSPFRWRAANPIGAVQLLSSNAILAGMAIVAFCAEVAHVALSATFVLYASYRYAWDQTTVGLALAFVGFCTTVVQGFLVGPAVKRLGERRAQVIGYLGGAAGFLIYALAPTGALFWIGIPVMTLWGIAKPATAGVMTRLVAPAQQGQLQGATTSMNSIAALIGPFLFTGIFAYFIEPDAPIWFPGAPFLLAGALLMVSMLLAGISTPPQSKSGAASGA is encoded by the coding sequence ATGACCGCGGCCGACCCCGCTTCCGGGACGAGCGCGCCGGCTCCGGGTGCGCGCCCCGCCGCGGTCGGCTTCATCTTCGTCACCATCCTGCTCGACATGCTGAGCGTCGGCATGATCCTGCCGATCCTGCCGAAGCTGATCGAGAGCTTTGCCGACAACAACACCGCGGACGCGGCCAAGATCTACGGCCTGTTCGGCACGGCCTGGGCGCTGATGCAGTTCGTCGCGTCGCCTGTGCTGGGCGCGCTGTCCGATCGTTTCGGCCGCCGCCGGGTCATCCTGCTGTCGAATCTCGGCCTCGGGCTCGACTACATCCTGATGGCGCTGGCGCCGACGCTGGCCTGGCTGTTCATCGGCCGGGTGATCTCCGGCATCACCTCGGCGAGTATCTCGACCTCGTTCGCCTACATCGCCGACGTGACCCCCGCGGAGAAGCGGGCGGCCGTGTTCGGCAAAGTGGGCGCCGCATTCGGTCTCGGCTTCATCTTCGGTCCCGCGATCGGCGGTTTGCTCGGCGGCGTCGATCCGCGGTTGCCGTTCTGGGTGGCGGCCGGCTTGAGCCTGTGCAACGCGCTGTATGGCCTGTTCGTGCTGCCGGAATCGCTGCCGCCGGAGCGGCGGTCGCCGTTCCGCTGGCGGGCCGCCAATCCGATCGGCGCGGTGCAGTTGCTGTCGTCGAATGCGATACTCGCCGGCATGGCGATCGTGGCGTTCTGCGCCGAGGTCGCCCATGTGGCGCTGTCCGCGACCTTCGTCCTCTACGCCAGCTATCGCTACGCGTGGGATCAGACCACGGTCGGTCTCGCCTTGGCCTTCGTCGGCTTCTGCACCACCGTGGTGCAGGGCTTTCTCGTCGGCCCCGCGGTCAAGCGGCTCGGTGAGCGGCGCGCCCAAGTGATCGGCTATCTCGGCGGCGCAGCGGGCTTTCTGATCTATGCGCTGGCGCCGACCGGCGCGCTGTTCTGGATCGGCATTCCGGTGATGACGCTGTGGGGCATCGCTAAGCCGGCGACCGCCGGGGTGATGACGCGCCTGGTGGCGCCGGCGCAGCAAGGACAATTGCAGGGCGCAACCACCAGCATGAACAGCATCGCGGCGCTGATCGGGCCTTTCCTGTTCACGGGCATCTTCGCCTATTTCATCGAGCCCGATGCGCCGATTTGGTTTCCCGGGGCGCCGTTCCTGCTCGCCGGCGCGCTGCTGATGGTTTCGATGCTACTCGCAGGCATCTCGACGCCGCCGCAAAGCAAATCAGGCGCCGCAAGCGGCGCCTGA